A window of Solanum stenotomum isolate F172 chromosome 9, ASM1918654v1, whole genome shotgun sequence genomic DNA:
GGCAAATGAAATCCAGGGTTCCCCGCAGTAAGAACAAATCGAACACCCAAACAATGTCAATAACTAACCagtacaaaagaaaataattgcAGGACGAAAAGATGCTGCAAAGGAACTGACCTTGAAGAGAAAAATCCTTGAGGTTTACATGGCAAAGGTCAAAAATATTACTGATGATATTTGCTTCTTGCAACTTCTTGCCAAGCAATGTAGCACAAGTTAAAGCTTGGAGATTTGTGATGAAGCTTTGCTGTTGCAAGCGCAACAAGTAACTATTCAGTGCGTTGCAACAGGATGTCGGATTACTTGTATCCTCTCCACATTCTTTGGATATGTTCTTTATGTCCGGAAACACCAATGGACATGCTAATAGTTCAGAAAGAAGAATGAGCCTAAATTAATCATCTCAAAATATCATATTCCAAATTAAACACAACACATTATGCATGGCATCAGTCACAGCTGTTAGAGGGCaaagttaaattgtttaatTTTCACATTTTCTCATGCCAGAGGCCGAAAACAATATGCAGACTTGTAAGATTCAACTTGTAGCTTTTAGTTTCCAAAAGAGCTCCAGCTTTAAAACAGCTTCATCGAATTTAATACTATCTGGCTTCAAAGTTagattattattgtttttcctTCCAAACTTCCTGCACTTACATTTGTTTATATCACAGCTTGAAAGTACTCTGATGATTCTATTAGCTGAAAAAGGATCAAACTTGCTGGCCATCCATCGTAATATAATGCTCTTACAGTCACTTATAAGAGTTGATTCCTCCGACAAGTCAGGGGCACCATTGGAGGTTGTCACATTTTTATGCCTGAAAGCTAAAACTTCAGCTGCAACAGATATAGCATTCTGGCAAACTTGGTTGCAGCACTCAATAGTTGGATCTATTTTTCGACAAGAAGTCAGCAAAGACGATGTATCTAAACTGTTTTCGATTTCGTTAACATCTATAACAGGACAAGATGATTCTGTAAGATTGGAGGGATCCACAGAACAAATCTCAAGAAGTTCCTCACTGGCACCTTGACTTTCTAGAATCTGTTCAACATCCGAAAGGCAGTGCCTAGCATGAGTCACATTGAGTGCAAGACTTTGTGACTGACTGCTGGCCTGCCCTACAAGAACCACTAGGCTGGCATCAAATTGAGGACAACACACCACATTAGCAAGATATGGAGCAAGCGTAGACCAGCAATCTGTTGCTGTTGTTCTCAAAATAGTATCTGCAGCTGTAAAATTGAAAGCACAATGTCCTGAAAAGTTAAAAGGAAGGATCCATCAGTGACCAGCTTATATCAACTCGCTGAAATTAATTCGTACTTGGTAGAACAATCCCTATGATGTATTGGAAGTTCATTATGACTATAACCCTAAAATTATGGACAAGCTACTAAGAAAAGGTGAATAAGTCAGAAAGGACCTAAATTAagctctctttttttttctttcgtaATCTGAATCCAAGTGTTATTATTTTGAGCACGAAATGTTGCTGTTGTGAATACCTGATAACTTTGGCACATTAGTGTATGTAAATGGCATCAATGGTGAAGGTGCTTGCAAAGGCAACATAGCTTCAGGAGCAATGCTAGGAGTGATGTTTGGAGAGGCATCATTACGAGTTCTACTTAATAAATCAGAGGCCGGAATATCACTCTCTTGAGTGCAGAGAGATCCATGAATTCCTGAAACTGCGATCACAGAGAATGATTAAACATTATTTGGGAGAAATGGAAATCCAAAAGGCTGTGAGTTCAATTCATGGGATTTCCTCTTTAATTGTACAAGTAATAACGATTACGAATCAATTGACATTGAAAATCACTTACAGAAGAGcaacactataatcatgagaattTGATGAGACTCCATGCTCATTTCTTCAAGTTTTGATCACTGATCACATTAATGAATGCGCGTCTATGTATATAAACACGAAAGATATagttatatttattatgtgtaatTGATTAAGCAATAAGGCATTTGTCATTAGCGTAATTCCAGGATTTGTGCATACAGCTATATGTAAAAGAGTGGACTTTCTTTCCCAATAGTTCACACAGAGTGGAGAAGAAGCCGTGCTCTCGCTTTCAAATGAAGAATACTCACATGCCGGTAATGCGGCCATAGCTTAAATTGATTCGATTGCTTAGAGAGAAGAAGCGGTGTTTCCTCTATATGAATTTTGACCACTGCCAATTCCGTCCCCTGCGCGGGAGAGGAGACGAAACTCACCCTACAAATCAATATTCTATTGTTTTTACCAAAATATCCTCACCGGTTAAAAATCTTTATGAGATACTCCATGTCTCATTTTAtgagataatttattttaatttactaaTTTCAAAGATGTTCTAATTCTTCGTATCCAATCATACACCTTCATATAATTGAAACGAAAAGTTGGAAAGACTATGTACTTGGTATTTGGTCTAAGAATGTTCTTGATTGGAAATAGGGTAAAAGATTGCACAAATTTTAAGAATTGTCTTCAAATATCACTTTAATTTCATCTAGGACAACAGTATCACTCGATCATgagtggtttgatttgatattaactgaaattaatcaattcaagatcgaACAATccaacatttatatatataaattaattaattgtatacttaaaaaaaaggttaaaatataTTGGGTCcctaatatatttatgtatttttatggGAAAATTATGCAGAATAACAAACATTCAGCCTATATTAGGTACTATAACTGcagtttaagaaaattgtaattcGCGACTACAGTTTTCTCAATTCTTGTTATtcgtttgatttgtataaatccataatttatataattcggTTCCTGattatataaattcaaaattttgtatatgcttaccctagCTATTGGTATATGATtcataaaaaattcataataaattaccttGTTTCTATAttggcaagcgaaatatacaaacatagTTCTCaaaaattcctaaatgtataaatacataatttgtatataatcaCCATACTTGTATATTCGCAaatgaaatatacaaacggaCATAAATATACAAGTCGTAGTCTTCATAGAAAAcaaaactataactatggaGTGTAACTATCtaaactatagttatagagccttattatgtctattatatTTGCTAGTTCTaaaatttttctctatttttatcaGATTTGGGCTTGACATTTAAGCCCACTACCCAAATATATGATTAAGATAGATAAAccccaaatcaaactaatttatattttacacCATAAGTCCATAATATTGACGTTTCTTTCGCTTCTAAATAGTAAGTAAGATGTAAACCTAATCAAATTGATGGCAAGTAGAAACAAATCAATTTGATCTCTTTTGTTGCCTTTATGTCTAGTGATAAGAAtagtataagtttgattttctatttcattctacAACCGTGTAAAtgtttgatgatttatttgtggTGACTGAAGTAGTCTGATAATAGTTTTATTAACATCTATCAATTTTCTTACAGTTTTGTGAAACATGTGGCTATAATTGATTGTTGAAAAGTTAAACAAATCTTAAGATAATTGAACTTGATCGTCCTACATGTGCTTAAAGATGATTTACATCGAACATCCATAAattcaaagaaataaaatccgagttttattggttcgatttgatttatagatttaaaaatccaacacaaatagtttgatttgatatttgaaaaattcaaaccaACTGGGTCCGTACACACCCCTACGTGGAACTATAAAAAATGCTAGGCATATcaggatttttttttcaaagaagaTAACAAGCATACACGAAATTAACTATTCCAGAACCATATGTTATAACAAATGAAAAAGATTTATCCGTTAATTAACGTGTTTAAACAATAAAGCAACACACACACAAATCACAATAATACTCTATATTGGTACGAATTATtgttcaataatatatattgtcaTGGACGGCTAGCTGAAAAGGAAATTACTTTAATTTGTCTGTAAACACTTAGAAGCATAAAGCTAGAAATTTATATAGGATATACGTACTTGCTGATTATACATGAAGTTGTAAAgcttaataaatttataaaactaaaaaacttATCTAGAAAAAGCTTATGGTGCCAGCAACattaattattatcattatatCTTAATCATTAATTAGAAAATCTTAATAGTTTAGTTGGTTTGGTCATCTGAACTTCTAccttattaataatatatttttctcggTGACACGAGAATAGtactttattttgattttataaattgacGAGTAATATGAGACGGAGGAGTATTATTATGACCAGATTCACATGCAAGAAGAAGCTTCCAAGATTGATGTTGCAAGAAAGCATTATAGTGAgtaattaaattcataattgGCAAAGAGAAATAGTACTAATATACCTAATCCCCATGTGAAGTTAGCTTTTAATAAACTTCATCTCAAATATATTCAACAGCCCTACAGTCACGGGAATACATAATTAATTTCTCATTTAATTTACTTCACTCACATGTAATGTAATGCACCTATTTTGAATATAAGGTCATGAACCCAGATCTGGCCTAATTAACTTGGATTTTATCATCTCTTACACCTTGTTTGGTGGGTTGTTATCTGTTGCATTGctttttattgtattgttagtttagatataatgtttgtttagattgttatttaaattatattatatgtatcTGTGACACTCCAGCTTAAGATACGGTTCACATTCACAAAACACAAAAGAGATGTTGGGTATATAAATAAGCAGGTCTTACCCACCAGTGACACATTTTAAAGCCATGCGAATTTAGGTCCAGAGAGGACAATATCACTAGCGGACTGGGCTGTTAGGTAACGACAGAAAGACCCATTTGTGTAACGGCCGATTTGGTGTGATCGTGTtgttaccttaatattttcttctcatttaatttgtctttacttgttacttaataattctactttatcatttactCTACCTTTTCATAATAGCTTTACACCGtatcctactttttttttaggtttgaCGTGTGACATTATGTAACAACGGTGAACGATACAATCTATCTCAACATTATATTCATTTAAACAATATAGtacaatataatacaacacaatacaatacatatgAAACAATGCATAACAAGTATAAATCCAAACAGagtgttaattaattatctctcccaagaatttttttaaatatatacttttgaagatttgagtcttttgattttaaatgCTATATATGCGCAGATTGATTGAGATTTTTATGGTAATTAATAATTGGAAGACCATAATGAAGGGGTTGGTTAGATgccctttttgtctttttcctcTATGGAGGCATATTAAGGCAAAGGCaaactaggggtgtacatggtcggattggtttgggtttttcaaatatcaaatcaaatcatttgtgtcagatttttaaatctataaaccaaaccaaaccaagaaAATTCgaatttttcaacctcgggtttttttggattttttcgggtttttcggGTTTCGGGTTTTTTCGAATTTTTCTgctaaagtattcatacaaatatataatttacttgtacttcaaatatttctccagtcctaccaaaatacaactatttaaGGTCTTTCTTAAGAATACAACACAAacaatgatatgattaatgcactaaaatatccaaaaaattaataataatgaaatcgtgtaaaacaaatattgcaaattaacaaatcataatgaaaatgatcataatttaaaagtactaaatcatgctaaaataagtttaataaatattagttacatgactaaatattaaaggaaattaaaattagattttgtactttaattgtctaaaccaatgtaaaaccaaagaacaaatattcactattattgttattcttagtgttaaattgatttttttttttgcattagtattaatttgattttgatttaagttttattataattaccaacatctatggactataatctttatggaactattcaaaattctaagtttcaaacttgaaataatatattaaaagataaaaactataaaaaatagtataagaaatatttaacaattatataaaagtaaataattttatgtataaaataaaattttaaaattatatatataatgtcgggttggtttggtctcggtttgttttttttttagttaaaaccagaccaacccaaatatagtcgggttttttttttcaacaccaaaccaagtcaaaccaaccactagtcgagttttttttcgatttggctcgatttgcggtttggttcgattttgtacacccctaaggCAAACTATAATCtaacataaattaaattaattaaagacagaacaaaaaaggaagaaattgtGTGGGTGGTTATTGGTACCCTAAACCTGATTAAATGGAATTTGGGACCACTAAATGAGATGACTTAATTTTGAGGtcaatatatataatctagTAGTATCCCTTAGTTTTTGAGAAACTATAATCACGGTACATTTTGTatcttatatttatataaatataaagaaaaaatattaaacatatataaatatgtaattATGAGCTTAATAACTAAAATAACCTATCGGTTCATGAGTGACAATTGACAAGTACGCTCATACAGAGGCTGAAGTcagtattttaaatttatgaatttgaaattttagttttattgttaagttctaaattaattaacaatttgtacagatttaataaatttcttatgtatgacaaatataatatttcaaCGAAAGTTACTAAGTTCAACTAAATCCAACCATAATATACACACTAGCTCCACCTCAAATTCAGAATCCATAAAcgcaacttcaaattctaattctACCTCGGCCTTCATTTGATTTTGATGTTTTCACGAAACTTAATTCAAAACCTAACACAACAAAATATCACGTTTCCATGGGGTAGTAATTAAAACCAAAGACTTGAGTGTAAAATGTGGTGGCCAACTCAATTAAAAAGTTTTGGAGAACAACTCCTATTGTTTCTAACAAAACCTAGCTAATGTCcatacataaaattaaagattttcaaattaaagcagccaaaataatttgtcattaacttgaaagatgaaaaaatatattgcaCCTTGGAcagacataaaaaa
This region includes:
- the LOC125876217 gene encoding uncharacterized GPI-anchored protein At1g61900-like, encoding MAALPAFSGIHGSLCTQESDIPASDLLSRTRNDASPNITPSIAPEAMLPLQAPSPLMPFTYTNVPKLSGHCAFNFTAADTILRTTATDCWSTLAPYLANVVCCPQFDASLVVLVGQASSQSQSLALNVTHARHCLSDVEQILESQGASEELLEICSVDPSNLTESSCPVIDVNEIENSLDTSSLLTSCRKIDPTIECCNQVCQNAISVAAEVLAFRHKNVTTSNGAPDLSEESTLISDCKSIILRWMASKFDPFSANRIIRVLSSCDINKSCPLVFPDIKNISKECGEDTSNPTSCCNALNSYLLRLQQQSFITNLQALTCATLLGKKLQEANIISNIFDLCHVNLKDFSLQVDEKESGCLLPSLPTDLTYDQTSGIGFICDLNDNVAAPWSSPYSGAASTCNKTAALPELPKATSSQLSKGIYMKDMVYALLFASSLAIQLLI